One window of Gemmatimonas aurantiaca genomic DNA carries:
- a CDS encoding efflux transporter outer membrane subunit — protein MGPSTRVDPVVPAVSVRASSGTSAETRGFLDSLRTARSREAGDSTARITSNITSQLPAQSLGIERSATEMPSWTEILRDSVLESLIRLAVNNNRNLRVAQQRINEFRALHGVAASRFFPQINAGSTVASNKIALAASAPIEFDAARVTTDLAWELDFWGRTRRATQAAGFDLAGREDDVRAVTLSLVSDVVSAYLQLREADAIIAIAEQTLVSREATLQLARRRFEQGLISELDVRQFEATVADPAARVADYARQRTEWENALSLLLGTSPQSIPRGRLLSDIVRTVDVPDTIPGDLLARRPDVLRAQHDFQAATARVGVAQAARLPAITVAGQYGAQRPSYGQLFDGRGEIYTLQAGVSIPLFTGGRLSNEQKAARARAEQSRNVYEQVVLVALREASDAATGVKLRRDQLAAQQTQERALQAAYAIAERRYASGISSYLEVLDAQRGLFTAQLTRVQVERQYLAATVQLFRALGGGWE, from the coding sequence GTGGGACCCTCCACCCGTGTGGACCCCGTGGTGCCGGCCGTGTCCGTGCGTGCCTCATCGGGAACGTCCGCCGAGACGCGGGGATTCCTCGATTCTCTGCGAACGGCGCGTTCACGGGAGGCCGGCGACAGCACGGCCCGCATCACGTCGAATATCACCTCGCAGTTGCCGGCGCAGTCGCTCGGCATCGAACGATCGGCCACGGAGATGCCGTCCTGGACCGAGATCCTGCGTGACTCCGTACTCGAGTCGCTCATCCGTCTGGCGGTGAACAACAATCGCAACCTGCGGGTCGCGCAGCAGCGTATCAACGAGTTTCGCGCTCTGCATGGTGTCGCGGCATCGCGGTTCTTCCCGCAGATCAATGCGGGCAGCACGGTGGCCAGCAACAAGATCGCGCTGGCCGCATCGGCGCCCATCGAGTTCGATGCCGCGCGGGTGACTACCGATCTGGCGTGGGAGCTGGACTTCTGGGGACGGACACGGCGTGCCACGCAGGCTGCCGGATTCGATCTGGCCGGACGCGAAGACGACGTGCGAGCCGTGACGTTGTCGCTGGTGAGCGACGTGGTCTCCGCCTATCTGCAGTTGCGCGAGGCCGATGCCATCATCGCCATCGCCGAGCAGACGCTCGTCTCACGCGAAGCCACATTGCAACTCGCGCGGCGGCGGTTCGAACAGGGACTGATCTCCGAACTCGACGTGCGGCAGTTCGAAGCCACGGTGGCCGATCCCGCGGCCCGTGTGGCCGACTATGCGCGGCAGCGTACCGAATGGGAGAATGCGTTGTCGCTGCTGCTGGGTACATCGCCGCAGAGTATACCGCGCGGCCGTCTGTTGAGTGATATCGTCAGGACCGTGGACGTACCGGACACCATTCCCGGCGACCTGTTGGCGCGCCGCCCCGACGTACTGCGCGCGCAGCACGATTTCCAGGCGGCCACGGCGCGTGTGGGTGTTGCCCAGGCTGCGCGGCTCCCCGCCATCACGGTGGCCGGTCAGTATGGTGCGCAGCGACCCAGCTATGGTCAGCTATTCGACGGTCGCGGAGAGATCTACACGCTGCAGGCGGGCGTTTCGATCCCATTGTTCACCGGCGGGCGGTTGAGCAACGAACAGAAGGCCGCCCGTGCGCGCGCCGAGCAGTCGCGCAATGTGTACGAGCAGGTGGTGCTGGTGGCATTGCGTGAAGCCAGCGATGCCGCGACCGGCGTGAAGCTGCGTCGCGACCAACTGGCCGCGCAGCAGACCCAGGAACGCGCGCTGCAGGCCGCGTATGCGATTGCCGAGCGTCGGTATGCGAGCGGCATTTCGAGTTATCTCGAAGTGCTGGACGCGCAGCGCGGCCTGTTCACGGCGCAGCTCACCCGCGTGCAGGTGGAGCGACAGTACCTCGCGGCGACGGTGCAGCTGTTCCGGGCGTTGGGGGGAGGGTGGGAGTGA
- a CDS encoding multidrug efflux RND transporter permease subunit translates to MSDHQLHDGSHDGSHHIPDSEIANKLAAEVSGESEYLFVRRPVLAAVISMVITLLGLFAVQSLPVSRYPQITPPAVQVSAFYPGASAADVATAVAAPIEQQLSSLDGLLYYKSSNTSDGTMSLSIYFDIRRNQDLAAVDVQNAVNVALPQLPAAVRQTGVTITKANSDILALVAITSDDPRYDASYLSNYAKIYVENEIKRIPGVGDSRVFGNLDFAMLISMNPERMAQLGITVDDVQQAVAAQNATKPGGRLGREPSPTGTQLTIPVVTTGRLTQPAEFGEIIVRARADGSLVRVRDIATVTMGSRGYDARARVNGKPTANLLVFGRPGANNLEVKKAIVKRMQELAPSFPEAVRYEIPFDTTPFITESIKEVVKTLFEAMVLVTLVVFLFLKSWRATLIPVLAVPVSIIGTFLGLQALGFTINTLTLFGLVLAIGIVVDDAIVVIENVERIMEQDKVSPRVATNRAMKQVGGALVAIVLVLCAVFIPVAFVGGITGAMYKQFAATIVISVVLSGIVALTLTPALCATLLVHKTYEEEGKFFQAFDRWFGRLTHRYVRGARGVVDRPRTWVAGFAVILVLIGVLFKAVPGGFLPNEDKGYFAVSIQLPDAASLQRTSDVVTEVNRIVREEPMVRGTVALEGFALLTGSNLTNVATMFVTLKPWDERTAGDQSLEAILGRVNKRLGGLKEAVAFGFNLPEIPGLGITSGLELNLQQRSGDDVQAFAREVQSFVNEGKKIPSLQNVATNFRAEVPQLFVTVDEAAAQARGVNTSQIFSTLQAMLSNLYINDFNIYGRPYRVQAEAQSQYRQTPDDIGRFFVRSNTGAMVPLSAVTQTDMRGAPSLLTRFNGFPSALVTAAATLGSSSGEGLDAVEKLVADKYAAQGIGYAYSGQSYQERAAAGSNSLVLILGFVLVFLVLAAQYESWSIPFAVLLGIPFGIAGALFGVWLRGSPSDVYLQVGLFTVVGLAAKNAILIVEFATSLRAQGLSIREAAIEAARERFRPILMTSFAFILGVLPLVVASGAGAGSRRSLGTGVFAGMLIATTVGVFFIPLFFALIRQLTERTSAKKAGGAS, encoded by the coding sequence GTGAGTGATCATCAGCTGCACGACGGATCACACGACGGCTCCCACCACATCCCCGACAGCGAAATCGCGAACAAGCTTGCCGCCGAAGTCTCCGGTGAGAGCGAATATCTGTTCGTACGTCGTCCGGTGTTGGCGGCGGTGATCTCCATGGTCATCACGCTGCTGGGTCTCTTTGCCGTGCAGTCGCTGCCGGTCAGCCGATACCCGCAGATCACGCCGCCCGCCGTACAGGTGAGTGCGTTCTATCCCGGCGCCAGCGCCGCCGACGTGGCCACGGCCGTGGCCGCACCCATCGAACAGCAGCTCTCGAGTCTCGATGGGCTGTTGTACTACAAGTCGTCGAACACCAGCGACGGCACGATGAGTCTGTCGATCTATTTCGACATCCGGCGCAATCAGGATCTCGCGGCCGTGGACGTGCAGAACGCGGTGAACGTGGCGCTGCCGCAGCTGCCCGCCGCGGTGCGTCAGACGGGCGTCACCATCACCAAGGCCAATTCGGATATTCTGGCGCTGGTGGCCATCACGTCGGACGATCCGCGGTACGATGCCTCGTATCTGAGCAATTACGCCAAGATCTACGTCGAGAACGAAATCAAACGCATCCCGGGAGTCGGTGATTCCCGGGTGTTCGGCAATCTCGATTTTGCGATGCTCATCAGCATGAACCCCGAGCGGATGGCGCAGCTCGGAATCACGGTCGACGATGTGCAGCAGGCCGTGGCGGCACAGAACGCCACCAAGCCCGGTGGACGGCTGGGCCGTGAACCGTCGCCCACCGGTACACAACTCACCATTCCGGTGGTCACGACCGGCCGTCTCACGCAGCCCGCCGAATTCGGCGAGATCATCGTGCGTGCGCGGGCCGATGGATCGCTCGTGCGCGTCCGGGATATCGCCACCGTCACGATGGGATCGCGCGGGTACGACGCCCGCGCGCGCGTGAACGGCAAACCCACCGCCAATCTGCTGGTCTTCGGGCGACCGGGCGCGAACAACCTCGAAGTGAAGAAGGCCATCGTCAAGCGCATGCAGGAGCTGGCGCCGTCGTTCCCCGAGGCCGTGCGCTACGAAATTCCGTTCGACACCACGCCCTTCATCACCGAATCCATCAAGGAAGTGGTGAAGACGCTCTTCGAAGCGATGGTGCTGGTCACGCTGGTCGTGTTCCTGTTCCTCAAGAGCTGGCGGGCGACACTCATCCCCGTGCTGGCCGTGCCGGTGTCCATCATCGGGACCTTCCTCGGTCTCCAGGCACTCGGCTTCACGATCAACACGCTCACCCTGTTCGGTCTCGTGCTGGCCATCGGCATCGTCGTGGACGACGCCATCGTGGTCATCGAGAACGTCGAACGCATCATGGAGCAGGACAAGGTGTCGCCGCGTGTGGCCACCAATCGGGCCATGAAGCAGGTGGGCGGTGCACTGGTGGCCATCGTGCTCGTGCTGTGCGCCGTGTTCATCCCCGTGGCATTCGTGGGAGGCATCACCGGCGCGATGTACAAACAGTTCGCGGCCACCATCGTCATCTCGGTGGTGTTGTCGGGCATCGTGGCACTCACGCTCACACCGGCGCTGTGTGCGACGCTGCTCGTGCACAAGACCTACGAGGAAGAAGGAAAGTTCTTCCAGGCCTTCGATCGCTGGTTCGGCCGTCTCACGCACCGCTATGTACGCGGCGCGCGAGGGGTCGTCGATCGCCCGCGCACCTGGGTGGCCGGCTTCGCCGTGATCCTCGTGCTCATCGGGGTGCTCTTCAAGGCGGTGCCCGGGGGGTTCCTGCCCAACGAGGACAAGGGATACTTCGCCGTCTCCATCCAGTTGCCGGATGCCGCATCCCTGCAGCGCACCAGCGACGTGGTGACCGAAGTGAACCGCATCGTGCGGGAGGAGCCCATGGTGCGCGGCACGGTGGCGCTGGAAGGCTTTGCGCTGCTCACGGGCTCCAATCTCACGAACGTGGCCACCATGTTCGTCACGCTCAAGCCGTGGGATGAACGCACGGCGGGTGATCAGTCGCTCGAAGCCATTCTGGGGCGTGTCAACAAACGACTCGGCGGACTCAAGGAAGCCGTGGCGTTCGGTTTCAATCTGCCCGAGATCCCCGGACTCGGCATCACCTCCGGCCTCGAGCTCAATCTGCAGCAACGTTCTGGTGACGATGTGCAGGCGTTCGCGCGCGAAGTGCAGAGCTTTGTGAACGAAGGCAAAAAAATCCCTTCGTTGCAGAACGTGGCCACCAACTTCCGTGCGGAGGTGCCGCAGCTGTTCGTCACGGTGGACGAGGCGGCGGCGCAGGCACGCGGCGTCAACACCTCGCAGATCTTCTCCACGCTGCAGGCGATGTTGTCCAATCTCTACATCAACGATTTCAACATCTACGGGCGACCGTATCGTGTGCAGGCCGAAGCCCAGTCGCAGTACCGGCAGACGCCTGACGACATCGGACGGTTCTTCGTACGCAGCAACACCGGCGCCATGGTACCACTGTCCGCCGTGACGCAGACCGATATGCGTGGGGCGCCAAGTCTGCTCACGCGCTTCAACGGGTTCCCGTCGGCGCTGGTGACGGCGGCGGCCACCCTGGGATCGAGTTCGGGCGAAGGTCTCGACGCCGTGGAGAAGCTGGTGGCCGACAAGTACGCCGCACAGGGTATCGGCTATGCGTACAGTGGTCAGTCCTATCAGGAGCGCGCCGCGGCTGGCAGCAACAGTCTCGTGCTCATCCTGGGCTTCGTGCTGGTCTTTCTCGTACTGGCTGCACAATACGAAAGCTGGTCCATCCCGTTCGCCGTGCTGCTGGGCATTCCGTTCGGTATCGCTGGTGCGCTGTTCGGGGTGTGGCTGCGCGGATCGCCGAGCGACGTGTATCTCCAAGTCGGACTCTTCACCGTGGTGGGACTGGCCGCCAAGAACGCCATTCTCATCGTGGAATTCGCCACGTCGCTCAGAGCGCAGGGCCTGAGCATCCGGGAAGCGGCCATCGAGGCCGCGCGCGAGCGGTTCCGCCCCATTCTCATGACCTCGTTCGCATTCATTCTCGGTGTGTTGCCGCTGGTCGTGGCTAGTGGCGCCGGCGCGGGCAGCCGACGTTCGCTGGGTACCGGTGTCTTCGCCGGCATGCTCATCGCCACCACCGTCGGGGTGTTTTTCATCCCGTTGTTCTTTGCGCTCATCCGGCAGCTCACCGAGCGGACGTCCGCGAAGAAGGCGGGAGGTGCGTCATGA
- a CDS encoding efflux RND transporter periplasmic adaptor subunit, whose translation MHVFPARLPRWAVGLSAGLTLACSKKDAPPPPPPAEVTYVVTQPATVEEHLQFVGQVEAYRTVQVRAQASGVIIARPFTEGAQVRAGDVLYRIDPTTADADARSARARLAEAEARLANSELVVGRLRPLLVGNAIAKQDVDNAESQLLQARAAVDQAKGAVDAAEKRLTETVVRAEIAGRVGRTLMEVGARVSGPADLLTTIDVADPVYVSFRPSAEQQYRWTRTGARKELAAGGRARVALSMPDGSEYPRLGHIDFVDPVVDPRTGTQEYRAQFTNADRLLVPGQFVQVRVRGLHRDSAIVVPQRAVLQQMGQEVVYVVGDSDKVAVRVVKASGWSGTDWLIETGLAAGEKVVVDGVQKIGAGATVRARLLTDSAAATATPNSAASGEGARR comes from the coding sequence ATGCACGTATTCCCGGCCCGTCTGCCGCGCTGGGCAGTGGGATTGTCCGCTGGCCTCACGCTGGCCTGCTCGAAAAAGGACGCACCGCCGCCGCCGCCGCCCGCCGAGGTGACGTATGTGGTGACGCAGCCGGCCACGGTCGAAGAGCATCTGCAATTCGTCGGACAGGTCGAGGCATACCGCACCGTCCAGGTCCGTGCGCAGGCGTCGGGGGTCATCATCGCCCGTCCCTTCACCGAAGGTGCCCAGGTGCGCGCGGGTGACGTGCTCTATCGCATCGATCCGACCACCGCAGACGCCGATGCCCGGAGCGCGCGTGCACGGCTGGCAGAAGCCGAGGCGCGACTCGCCAACAGTGAGCTGGTGGTGGGACGTCTGCGTCCACTGCTCGTGGGCAATGCCATCGCGAAACAGGACGTGGACAACGCGGAGTCCCAGTTGTTGCAGGCGAGAGCCGCCGTGGACCAGGCGAAGGGCGCGGTCGATGCGGCGGAGAAGCGACTCACGGAAACCGTCGTGCGTGCGGAGATCGCCGGACGGGTGGGACGGACGCTCATGGAGGTCGGCGCTCGGGTCTCCGGCCCGGCGGATCTGCTCACCACCATCGATGTCGCCGATCCCGTGTATGTGAGCTTCCGTCCCTCGGCGGAACAGCAGTACCGTTGGACCCGTACCGGCGCGCGAAAGGAGCTGGCCGCCGGTGGCCGCGCGCGGGTCGCGTTGTCCATGCCGGACGGGAGCGAATATCCCCGACTTGGCCACATAGACTTTGTCGATCCGGTGGTCGATCCCCGCACCGGGACGCAGGAATACCGGGCGCAATTCACCAATGCCGATCGTCTGCTGGTTCCCGGCCAGTTCGTGCAGGTGCGCGTTCGTGGGCTGCATCGTGACAGCGCCATTGTCGTTCCGCAGCGCGCGGTGTTACAGCAGATGGGGCAGGAAGTGGTGTATGTCGTCGGCGACAGCGACAAGGTGGCCGTGCGTGTGGTGAAAGCCTCCGGATGGTCGGGCACCGACTGGCTGATCGAGACCGGTCTCGCCGCCGGGGAGAAGGTGGTGGTGGACGGCGTACAGAAGATCGGCGCCGGAGCCACGGTACGCGCGCGACTGCTGACGGACAGCGCCGCCGCCACCGCGACTCCCAACAGTGCCGCAAGCGGCGAGGGAGCGCGCCGGTGA
- a CDS encoding metallophosphoesterase, whose protein sequence is MNMTSSATAASDTASSSASGPSGLSISRVSRGFGLWMLTWWLLIGLPLAPRLPGGWLTLMGFALIGAAPLLVVLRGFGGLHYPSAFERVWILRPFWYLQLALPLLGLSALIGVIVGLPFGAAGVSGRWMMLAVSVVLIVVACVGYVGSRWLVVKELVAAHPDLPAELDGLRIVQISDLHVGPHTSKRFLTRVVQAVDAARPELIAITGDQVDDHAPDVQHFAAAFGALHAPLGVYAIAGNHDVYAGWRSVRAGLEAMGVTVLVNDALELQRGTGRFWLAGTGDPAGLGWDRGGAAAAAPDIARTLAHVPADAFTVALAHNPALWPALGKRGVALTLSGHTHYGQLSIPRLNWSLASPFLAHAMGHHRAGHSLLYINPGTNYWGLPLRIGALPEVTVVTLRRTTGDAEIRPASR, encoded by the coding sequence ATGAACATGACCAGCAGCGCCACCGCGGCCTCCGATACCGCTTCTTCTTCCGCCTCCGGCCCCTCCGGTCTATCGATCTCGCGCGTGAGTCGGGGCTTCGGATTGTGGATGCTCACCTGGTGGCTGCTGATCGGTCTGCCTCTCGCGCCGCGCCTTCCGGGCGGCTGGCTGACCCTGATGGGTTTTGCGCTCATCGGGGCGGCTCCACTGCTGGTGGTTCTGCGCGGTTTTGGCGGCCTGCACTATCCGTCCGCGTTCGAGCGCGTGTGGATCCTGCGCCCCTTCTGGTACCTGCAGCTCGCTCTGCCGTTGCTCGGCCTGTCCGCGCTCATCGGTGTCATCGTGGGACTGCCGTTCGGTGCGGCGGGTGTGTCGGGACGTTGGATGATGCTCGCGGTGAGCGTGGTGCTGATCGTGGTGGCCTGCGTCGGATACGTGGGCTCGCGGTGGCTGGTGGTGAAGGAACTGGTGGCCGCACATCCGGATCTTCCGGCTGAGCTCGATGGATTGAGAATCGTGCAGATCTCCGACCTGCATGTGGGGCCGCACACGTCGAAACGATTCCTCACGCGGGTGGTGCAGGCCGTGGACGCCGCTCGTCCCGAGCTGATCGCCATCACCGGAGATCAGGTGGACGATCATGCACCGGACGTGCAGCACTTCGCGGCCGCGTTCGGCGCACTGCATGCCCCGCTCGGTGTGTATGCGATCGCCGGGAATCACGATGTGTACGCGGGCTGGCGGAGTGTGCGTGCTGGCCTCGAAGCGATGGGGGTGACGGTACTCGTGAACGATGCGCTGGAATTGCAGCGTGGCACGGGGCGCTTCTGGCTGGCGGGCACAGGCGATCCGGCGGGCCTTGGATGGGATCGTGGCGGAGCAGCCGCAGCGGCTCCCGATATCGCCCGCACGCTGGCGCATGTCCCTGCGGACGCCTTCACGGTGGCGCTGGCACACAATCCGGCATTGTGGCCTGCACTCGGGAAACGGGGAGTCGCGCTCACACTGAGTGGCCACACACACTACGGACAGCTGTCCATCCCGCGACTGAACTGGAGTCTGGCCTCTCCGTTTCTGGCGCACGCGATGGGGCATCATCGCGCCGGGCATTCCCTGCTCTACATCAATCCGGGCACGAACTACTGGGGATTGCCGCTACGCATCGGCGCGTTGCCGGAGGTGACCGTGGTGACACTGCGACGCACGACGGGTGACGCGGAGATCCGACCGGCGAGCCGATAG